A single genomic interval of Calypte anna isolate BGI_N300 chromosome 3, bCalAnn1_v1.p, whole genome shotgun sequence harbors:
- the PERP gene encoding p53 apoptosis effector related to PMP-22, with protein MVVCGLACWRCRWLLPLLLGLAIIMGIIALAGRGWLESESEPYVQQASLWESCTRGDGDLNWNCESLMDYGWGRAAAATYLVGFVILVICFALAVIAFSIEILRFNFVRGIGGLLFVVAAFQIIGLVIYPVKFTEDIPLTGDNMFSWAYGFGWASTVVVIGCAFFFCCLPNWEDEVLGNIKPTYYYSSPERAPYLN; from the exons ATGGTGGTGTGCGGCCTCGCCTGCTGGAGGTGCCGGtggcttctgcctctgctgctggggttgGCCATCATCATGGGCATCATCGCCCTGGCGGGCAGGGGCTGGCTGGAGTCCGAGTCGGAGCCTTACGTCCAGCAGGCGTCATTATGGGAGAGCTGCACCCGAGGCGATGGGGACCTCAACTGGAACTGCGAGTCTCTCATGGACTACG gATGGGGAAGAGCAGCGGCTGCCACGTACCTCGTTGGCTTTGTGATCCTGGTCATCTGTTTCGCCCTGGCAGTCATTGCCTTCTCCATCGAGATCCTCCGCTTCAACTTCGTGCGAGGGATTGGAGGATTGCTCTTTGTTGTTG ctGCGTTCCAGATCATAGGCTTGGTCATCTACCCAGTGAAATTCACAGAAGACATTCCACTGACAGGAGATAATATGTTCAGCTGGGCCTATGGCTTTGGCTGGGCCAGCACTGTTGTTGTAATAGGTTgtgctttcttcttctgctgcctccccaACTGGGAAGATGAAGTCCTGGGAAACATCAAGCCTACCTATTACTACTCTTCCCCAGAGAGAGCACCATACTTAAACTGA